One window of Salvelinus fontinalis isolate EN_2023a unplaced genomic scaffold, ASM2944872v1 scaffold_0065, whole genome shotgun sequence genomic DNA carries:
- the LOC129842797 gene encoding zinc finger and SCAN domain-containing protein 2-like yields the protein MDTLYTYRLLPPTYTNTKDPEYSYRLVKLELVDCWQTPDLNIIIKQEEEEEEDSFLHVKEEEEEENISVHVKEEEEEEDISVQVKEEDHAFMVKVEEEEKDKALVVEEEEEEEEEGGFAVKEEEEEEAIGVFIFSDGNCNQWPVSGKSPSVSEEPQQQPKQKHTRPKKQQKQTQERHHSPLYCPDCGVTFVSPGILNAHRRIHQPRIIHTTTTTTTGEPSHYCHDCGKTFDTARYLNKHRLVHTAERTHHCSQCDRSFLRLQHLKEHQRTHSGEKPHYCSVCGKGFTKVRLLRTHQRLHAVEGADVVGDGTGRKEGSGVVMSAMGRKRALRVLAGVDYYYCSECGKSFSSAAYLKVHQKAHTGDKPYQCAHCKKSFGTSWGLKVHRQNRSGEKPHQCADCGKRFSDLRSHKAHQSTHTGEKPYTCPVCGKGFAWQKSLQKHQATHSSSGGGIIEVYIE from the exons ATGGATACTCTCTACACTTATAGATTACTACCACCCACGTATACCAACACGAAGGACCCTGAATACAGTTATAGACTAGTGAAGCTCGAACTTGTAGACTGCTGGCAAACTCCAGACCTGAACATCATCATCAaacaagaagaggaggaggaagaggatagcTTTCTACATgttaaagaagaggaggaggaagagaatatCTCTGTACAtgttaaagaggaggaggaggaagaggatatctctgTACAAGTTAAAGAAGAAGATCATGCTTTCATGGTcaaagtagaggaggaggagaaggacaaAGCTCTTGTagttgaagaagaagaagaagaagaggaggagggtggttTTGCAgtcaaagaagaagaagaggaagaagctaTAGGAGTTTTTATTTTTTCTG ACGGAAACTGCAACCAGTGGCCTGTCAGTGGGAAGAGTCCCTCCGTATCAGAAGAACCTcaacaacaaccaaaacaaaaacaCACTCGACCAAAGAAACAGCAAAAACAGACCCAGGAACGCCACCACTCCCCTCTGTACTGCCCCGACTGTGGGGTGACCTTTGTCAGCCCTGGGATACTGAACGCGCACCGCAGAATCCACCAGCCCAGAATaatccacaccaccaccactaccactaccggtgAGCCGTCTCACTACTGCCACGACTGCGGCAAGACCTTCGACACCGCCCGCTACCTCAACAAGCACCGCTTGGTTCACACAGCAGAGAGGACGCACCACTGCTCTCAGTGTGACCGGAGCTTCCTGAGACTCCAGCATCTCAAAGAACACCAGAGAACCCACAGCGGAGAGAAGCCTCACTACTGCTCCGTGTGTGGGAAGGGCTTCACCAAGGTCCGACTGCTCCGGACACACCAACGGCTGCACGCCGTGGAGGGGGCTGACGTCGTCGGGGACGggacggggaggaaggagggtagtggggtggtgatgTCAGCGATGGGACGGAAGAGAGCTCTGAGAGTTCTGGCCGGAGtggactactactactgctctgagtgtgggaagagcttctccAGTGCGGCCTATCTTAAG GTGCATCAGAAGGCTCACACAGGAGACAAACCATATCAGTGTGCTCACTGTAAGAAGTCATTCGGCACGTCATGGGGTTTAAAGGTTCACCGGCAGAATCGCTCTGGAGAGAAGCCCCACCAGTGCGCCGACTGTGGGAAGAGGTTCTCGGACCTGCGCAGCCACAAAGCCCACCAGAGCacccacactggagagaaaccataCACATGCCCTGTCTGTGGAAAAGGCTTTGCCTGGCAAAAGAGCCTACAGAAACACCAGGCCACACACAGCAGCAGTGGTGGTGGAATCATAGAAGTATATATAGAATAA